The following proteins are encoded in a genomic region of Catellatospora sp. TT07R-123:
- a CDS encoding ATP-binding cassette domain-containing protein: MSTTSSRPILSLRGIDKRFGAVQALTSVDLDVHAGEVVALVGDNGAGKSTLVKVICGVGPPDGGTITFNGTDVRVDTPHAAQELGIATVFQDLALCDNLDVVGNLFLGRELMRGASLDEVEMERRSGKLLRDLSARIPSVRLPVAALSGGQRQTVAISRSLLGDPKVVLLDEPTAALGVAQTAQVLNLVERLRDRGLGVVLISHNMVDVRAVADRVAVLRLGRNNGEFRTADVTNEQIIAAITGATQNVVTERMERLREAEHGRTAERGDAEGGAS; this comes from the coding sequence ATGAGCACCACGTCCAGCAGGCCGATCCTGTCGCTGCGGGGCATCGACAAGCGGTTCGGGGCGGTGCAGGCACTGACCAGCGTCGACCTCGACGTCCACGCCGGGGAGGTCGTCGCCCTGGTCGGCGACAACGGCGCGGGCAAGTCGACCCTGGTCAAGGTGATCTGCGGGGTGGGCCCGCCCGACGGGGGCACCATCACCTTCAACGGCACCGACGTGCGCGTCGACACCCCGCACGCCGCGCAGGAACTCGGCATCGCCACCGTCTTCCAGGACCTGGCACTGTGCGACAACCTCGACGTCGTCGGCAACCTGTTCCTCGGACGCGAGCTGATGCGCGGGGCGAGCCTCGACGAGGTGGAGATGGAGCGGCGCAGCGGCAAGCTGCTGCGCGACCTGTCCGCGCGGATTCCGAGCGTACGGCTGCCCGTCGCCGCCCTGTCCGGCGGTCAGCGGCAGACCGTGGCCATCTCCCGGTCGCTGCTGGGCGACCCCAAGGTGGTGCTGCTCGACGAGCCCACCGCGGCCCTGGGCGTGGCGCAGACCGCGCAGGTGCTCAACCTCGTCGAGCGGCTGCGCGACCGGGGCCTGGGCGTGGTGCTGATCAGCCACAACATGGTCGACGTACGGGCCGTCGCCGACCGGGTGGCGGTGCTGCGGCTCGGGCGCAACAACGGCGAGTTCCGCACCGCCGACGTCACCAACGAGCAGATCATCGCCGCGATCACCGGCGCCACCCAGAACGTGGTGACCGAGCGGATGGAACGGCTGCGCGAGGCGGAGCACGGCCGGACGGCGGAGCGCGGCGACGCGGAAGGCGGTGCGTCATGA
- a CDS encoding helix-turn-helix domain-containing protein: protein MLDVAVIDDPATAEVCLDPVRARLLAALAEPASASTLAARTGLTRQKVNYHLHALERVGLVELVEERRKGNMTERVMQATASSYVISPAALAPVAPDPAQAPDQLSARWLLALGARLVREVGELITGSRAARQPLATFAVDSEIRFASAADRAAFAAELTRTLAGLVERYHDEHSPGGRRHRLVVGLHPSLVPPPTEETAAATALPAAAPPELTRE from the coding sequence ATGCTTGATGTGGCGGTGATCGACGATCCGGCGACCGCCGAGGTCTGCCTGGACCCGGTGCGGGCGCGGCTGCTCGCGGCCCTGGCCGAACCGGCCTCGGCCAGCACGCTCGCGGCCCGGACCGGGCTCACCCGGCAGAAGGTCAACTACCACCTGCACGCGCTGGAGCGGGTGGGGCTGGTGGAGCTGGTCGAGGAGCGGCGCAAGGGCAACATGACCGAGCGGGTGATGCAGGCGACGGCGTCGTCATACGTCATCTCGCCCGCCGCGCTCGCCCCGGTCGCCCCCGACCCGGCCCAGGCCCCCGACCAGCTGTCCGCCCGCTGGCTGCTGGCGCTGGGCGCCCGGCTGGTGCGCGAGGTCGGCGAACTGATCACCGGTTCCCGCGCGGCGCGGCAGCCGCTGGCGACGTTCGCGGTGGACAGCGAGATCAGGTTCGCCTCCGCCGCCGACCGCGCCGCCTTCGCGGCGGAGCTGACCAGGACACTGGCCGGCCTGGTCGAGCGTTATCACGACGAGCACAGCCCCGGCGGCCGCCGCCACCGGCTCGTGGTCGGGCTCCACCCGAGCCTGGTCCCGCCGCCGACGGAGGAGACCGCCGCCGCCACGGCCCTGCCCGCGGCGGCACCGCCCGAACTCACGAGGGAGTAG
- a CDS encoding SRPBCC domain-containing protein encodes MDGTFEIVREGTLATSPEEYWDAVTTGNGGWLWPMEFEPRVGGQAAFGGTVTEWEPPHRLCSRMEAPNGWFNQVEHTVDDAGDGTVRFRYVHSGIFVDNWENQYHGADEHTDFYLHTLGQYLAHFSRRPVAYASVDGPAASLNPAGFDTLRAALGLGADTRQGDTVTVDLPGEGPAEIVVDYWHPHFLGLRSADTMYRFFGRNVFGAPVGFAAHLFAPGADPDATRKSWQQWLEGVYA; translated from the coding sequence ATGGACGGCACGTTCGAGATCGTGCGCGAAGGCACCCTGGCGACGTCACCGGAGGAATACTGGGACGCCGTCACCACCGGCAACGGCGGGTGGCTGTGGCCGATGGAGTTCGAGCCGCGCGTCGGCGGGCAGGCCGCGTTCGGCGGCACCGTCACCGAGTGGGAGCCGCCGCACCGGCTGTGCAGCCGTATGGAGGCGCCCAACGGCTGGTTCAACCAGGTCGAGCACACCGTCGACGACGCCGGGGACGGCACGGTCCGCTTCAGGTACGTCCACAGCGGCATCTTCGTCGACAACTGGGAGAACCAGTACCACGGCGCGGACGAGCACACCGACTTCTACCTGCACACGCTCGGGCAGTACCTGGCGCACTTCAGCCGTCGCCCGGTCGCGTACGCCTCGGTCGACGGCCCGGCCGCGTCGCTGAACCCGGCCGGGTTCGACACCCTGCGCGCCGCGCTGGGCCTGGGCGCGGACACCCGGCAGGGTGACACGGTCACCGTGGACCTGCCCGGCGAGGGCCCCGCCGAGATCGTCGTCGACTACTGGCACCCGCACTTCCTGGGCCTGCGCAGCGCCGACACGATGTACCGCTTCTTCGGCCGCAACGTCTTCGGCGCCCCGGTCGGCTTCGCCGCCCACCTGTTCGCCCCCGGCGCCGACCCCGACGCGACCCGGAAGTCCTGGCAGCAGTGGCTGGAGGGCGTCTACGCCTGA
- a CDS encoding sugar ABC transporter permease, with product MTDPVTDPGPGPAVAPPTPATELSSPKEAVGGWLQTLRTGDIGSLPVIIGLILIVIVFQSLNSTFLNAFNLVNLCLQIAALGIMATGITLVLMLGEIDLSIGSVSGVAAAVLLVTHVRDGMGPWVAVLLAVLAGAVIGLIQGSIFAKVGVPSFIVTLAGLLTWQGVQLRILGEQGTINLPPVGTLVKLAQFSFVPRWLAIALAALIPLLYLLFNLMTRRRRVSAELPVMPLWLPITVAVILFVLLQVVVAKLYLDRGVPWTFVFMVVVVVFFDWLLRRTAYGRKIFAVGGNIEAARRAGINVNVIRISVFTLCSTLAAVSGVVAAMRLGFANQQSGSGETLINAIAAAVIGGTSLFGGRTRRYAPLLGALVIGAIANGLELLSLSSDVRLIVTGTVLLAAVVIDAVVQRSRTSHGR from the coding sequence ATGACCGATCCGGTCACCGATCCCGGCCCCGGACCGGCGGTCGCGCCGCCGACCCCGGCGACCGAGCTGTCCTCCCCGAAGGAGGCCGTCGGCGGCTGGTTGCAGACCCTGCGTACCGGCGACATCGGGTCGCTGCCGGTGATCATCGGCCTGATCCTGATCGTCATCGTGTTCCAGAGCCTGAACTCGACCTTCCTCAACGCGTTCAACCTGGTCAACCTGTGCCTCCAGATCGCCGCACTGGGCATCATGGCCACCGGCATCACCCTGGTGCTCATGCTCGGCGAGATCGACCTGTCCATCGGCTCGGTCAGCGGCGTGGCGGCGGCGGTGCTGCTGGTCACGCACGTACGCGACGGCATGGGGCCCTGGGTGGCCGTGCTGCTGGCGGTCCTGGCCGGCGCGGTGATCGGCCTCATCCAGGGCTCGATCTTCGCCAAGGTCGGCGTGCCGTCGTTCATCGTCACCCTGGCCGGCCTGCTCACCTGGCAGGGCGTGCAGCTGCGCATCCTCGGCGAGCAGGGCACCATCAACCTGCCGCCGGTCGGCACGCTGGTGAAGCTGGCGCAGTTCTCGTTCGTGCCCCGCTGGCTGGCCATCGCGCTGGCCGCCCTGATTCCCCTGCTCTACCTGCTGTTCAACCTGATGACCCGCCGCCGGCGCGTCTCGGCCGAGCTCCCGGTCATGCCGCTGTGGCTGCCCATCACCGTCGCGGTGATCCTCTTCGTCCTGCTCCAGGTGGTCGTGGCCAAGCTGTACCTGGACCGGGGCGTGCCGTGGACCTTCGTGTTCATGGTCGTGGTCGTCGTCTTCTTCGACTGGCTGCTGCGGCGTACGGCGTACGGCCGCAAGATCTTCGCGGTGGGCGGCAACATCGAGGCCGCCCGGCGGGCGGGCATCAACGTCAACGTGATCCGGATCTCGGTGTTCACGCTGTGCAGCACCCTGGCCGCGGTCAGCGGCGTGGTCGCCGCGATGCGGCTCGGCTTCGCCAACCAGCAGTCCGGCAGCGGCGAGACCTTGATCAACGCGATCGCGGCGGCGGTCATCGGCGGCACCAGCCTGTTCGGCGGCCGCACCCGCCGGTACGCCCCGCTGCTGGGCGCCCTGGTCATCGGCGCGATCGCCAACGGCCTGGAGCTGCTGAGCCTGTCCTCGGACGTACGCCTCATCGTCACCGGCACCGTCCTACTGGCCGCCGTCGTCATCGACGCGGTCGTCCAGCGCTCCCGCACCTCCCACGGCCGCTGA
- a CDS encoding response regulator transcription factor, producing the protein MITVLVVDDHPIVRAGLRATLAADPGLSVVGEAGGGEEAIRLAGELQPQVVLMDLQLGAGIDGAQATARLRGLDRPPRVLILTTYDSDADILRAIEAGAIGYLLKDADPDDLRAAVRAAAAGETVLAPSVATRLVSRVRSPGTSLTPREAEVLQLVAAGHSNSAIARRLFITEATVKSHLVQVFAKLGVDNRTAATAEARRRGIIR; encoded by the coding sequence ATGATCACTGTGCTGGTGGTGGACGACCACCCCATCGTCCGGGCCGGGCTGCGGGCCACGCTCGCCGCCGACCCCGGCCTGTCCGTCGTCGGCGAGGCGGGTGGCGGCGAGGAGGCGATCCGGCTCGCGGGGGAGCTCCAGCCGCAGGTGGTGCTGATGGACCTCCAGCTCGGGGCCGGGATCGACGGCGCGCAGGCGACCGCCCGGCTGCGCGGGCTGGACCGTCCGCCCCGGGTGCTGATCCTCACCACGTACGACAGCGACGCCGACATCCTGCGCGCGATCGAGGCCGGGGCGATCGGTTACCTGCTCAAGGACGCCGACCCGGACGACCTGCGGGCCGCCGTACGCGCCGCGGCGGCGGGGGAGACCGTGCTCGCCCCGTCGGTGGCGACCCGGCTGGTGTCGCGGGTCCGCTCGCCCGGCACCAGCCTCACCCCGCGCGAGGCCGAGGTGCTGCAACTGGTCGCGGCCGGTCACTCCAACTCGGCGATCGCCCGCCGGCTGTTCATCACCGAGGCCACGGTCAAGTCGCACCTGGTCCAGGTCTTCGCCAAGCTCGGCGTCGACAACCGCACCGCCGCGACCGCCGAAGCCCGCCGCCGCGGCATCATCCGCTGA
- a CDS encoding sensor histidine kinase: MDRAPIDAPELLRRAEHVLFAALLLVGAGQSVHDGRHPVAVVSATLAVAAWYAVGMALSRRAAGPRLAVLWLAVLTALWAVLVTVSISFVWLAFALFLLYRQLLPDRWALPGVAVLTAGAIAAVGLHRGGLDAAAVLGPVFGAAVAIVSTSVYRQLRRESEARAALVRELTEAQQRLAATERREGILAERERLAREIHDTVAQNLSSIILLLRAARDVADARPQLDTAERAARGALEDTRRLVRALTPVELAGRPLPEALERVVADLRDFGVRARFVLDGEPCPLPTPVAVALLRVAQGALANVRAHAAADQVVVTLTFQPGAVRVDVADDGTGFDPQRPGGASTGTGLGLAAMSGRLAEVGGTLVVESAPGRGTAISATAPLPVEPAQEAS; this comes from the coding sequence ATGGATAGGGCGCCGATCGACGCGCCGGAACTGCTGCGCCGCGCCGAGCACGTCCTGTTCGCGGCGCTGCTGCTGGTCGGCGCGGGCCAGTCCGTGCACGACGGGCGCCACCCGGTCGCCGTCGTGTCGGCCACGCTCGCCGTCGCCGCCTGGTACGCCGTCGGCATGGCCCTGTCCCGCCGCGCCGCCGGGCCCCGGCTGGCCGTGCTGTGGCTGGCGGTGCTGACCGCGCTGTGGGCGGTGCTGGTCACCGTCTCGATCAGCTTCGTCTGGCTCGCGTTCGCGCTGTTCCTGCTCTACCGCCAGCTGCTGCCGGACCGGTGGGCGCTGCCCGGCGTCGCGGTGCTGACCGCCGGCGCGATCGCCGCGGTCGGCCTGCACCGGGGCGGCCTCGACGCCGCCGCCGTGCTCGGGCCGGTGTTCGGCGCCGCGGTCGCGATCGTCAGCACCTCCGTCTACCGGCAGCTGCGCCGCGAGAGCGAGGCCCGCGCGGCCCTGGTCCGCGAGCTGACCGAGGCCCAGCAGCGGCTCGCCGCGACCGAGCGCCGGGAGGGCATCCTGGCCGAGCGGGAGCGGCTGGCCCGCGAGATCCACGACACCGTGGCGCAGAACCTGTCCAGCATCATCCTGCTGCTGCGGGCCGCCCGCGACGTCGCCGACGCCCGCCCGCAACTGGACACCGCCGAGCGGGCCGCGCGGGGCGCGCTGGAGGACACCCGCCGCCTGGTCCGCGCGCTGACCCCGGTCGAGCTGGCCGGGCGCCCGCTGCCCGAGGCGCTGGAACGGGTCGTCGCCGACCTGCGCGACTTCGGGGTGCGGGCGCGGTTCGTCCTCGACGGCGAGCCGTGCCCGCTGCCGACCCCGGTGGCGGTCGCGCTGCTGCGGGTCGCGCAGGGCGCGCTGGCCAACGTACGGGCGCACGCCGCCGCCGACCAGGTCGTGGTGACGCTGACGTTCCAGCCCGGCGCGGTGCGCGTCGATGTCGCCGACGACGGGACGGGCTTCGACCCGCAGCGGCCCGGGGGCGCCTCCACCGGCACCGGCCTGGGCCTGGCCGCGATGAGCGGGCGCCTGGCCGAGGTCGGCGGCACGCTGGTGGTGGAGTCGGCTCCCGGCCGGGGCACCGCGATCAGCGCCACCGCCCCGCTCCCGGTCGAACCCGCTCAGGAGGCGTCATGA
- a CDS encoding PLP-dependent aminotransferase family protein → MVKLDRRRLHVSVTDPVAASMNFLNEVAGRYPDAVSLAAGRPYEGFYDTADIGRYLDRYVAYLAEQGSDPVQIRRALMQYGRTNGQIHGLIARMLATDDGIDVPAEAVSVTAGCQEAMVMVLRGLCAGPDDVLLAAEPCYVGITGAARILGIEVVPVPEGRGGLDPARVAETARAVRDSGRTPRALYLVPDFSNPSGLCLDVAARQGLLDVAEAEDFLILEDDPYGLFGLDDRPRPKLKALDTRQRVVYLGSFAKSVFPGARIGFLVADQTVVDEAGRTTLLAEELSTIKSMLTVNTSPIAQAVVGGVLVESGCSLKAANAQKIAFYRENLRGLVDALDRHLPAPWRDEVGVRWNQPEGGFFAVVDVPFTADERLLEVSASRYGVLWTPMSFFYTDGGTRSLRLSCSYLDAATVEEGVRRLAAMIRDNVAA, encoded by the coding sequence ATGGTCAAGCTGGACAGGCGGCGCCTGCACGTGTCGGTGACCGACCCGGTCGCGGCGTCGATGAACTTCCTCAACGAGGTCGCCGGACGCTACCCCGACGCCGTCTCATTGGCCGCCGGGCGGCCGTACGAGGGGTTCTACGACACCGCCGACATCGGCCGCTACCTCGACCGGTACGTCGCGTACCTGGCCGAGCAGGGCAGCGACCCGGTCCAGATCCGCCGCGCCCTGATGCAGTACGGCCGCACCAACGGCCAGATCCACGGGCTCATCGCGCGGATGCTCGCCACCGACGACGGCATCGACGTGCCCGCCGAGGCGGTCTCGGTCACCGCGGGCTGCCAGGAGGCCATGGTCATGGTGCTGCGGGGCCTGTGTGCGGGCCCTGACGACGTGCTGCTGGCCGCCGAACCCTGCTACGTCGGCATCACCGGCGCCGCCCGCATCCTCGGCATCGAGGTCGTGCCCGTGCCCGAGGGCCGCGGCGGGCTCGACCCGGCCCGCGTCGCCGAGACCGCCCGCGCCGTCCGCGACAGCGGCCGCACCCCACGCGCGCTGTACCTGGTGCCCGACTTCTCGAACCCGTCCGGCCTGTGCCTGGACGTGGCCGCCCGGCAGGGCCTGCTGGACGTGGCCGAGGCCGAGGACTTCCTGATCCTCGAAGACGACCCGTACGGCCTGTTCGGCCTCGACGACCGTCCCCGGCCCAAGCTCAAGGCCCTCGACACCCGGCAGCGCGTGGTCTACCTGGGCTCGTTCGCCAAGTCGGTCTTCCCCGGCGCCCGCATCGGCTTCCTCGTCGCCGACCAGACCGTGGTCGACGAGGCCGGGCGGACCACGCTGCTGGCCGAGGAGCTGTCCACCATCAAGAGCATGCTCACCGTGAACACCTCCCCCATCGCCCAGGCGGTGGTCGGCGGCGTCCTGGTCGAGTCCGGTTGCAGCCTGAAGGCCGCCAACGCGCAGAAGATCGCCTTCTACCGGGAGAACCTGCGCGGGCTGGTCGACGCGCTCGACCGGCACCTGCCCGCGCCGTGGCGCGACGAGGTGGGAGTGCGCTGGAACCAGCCCGAGGGCGGGTTCTTCGCCGTGGTCGACGTGCCGTTCACCGCCGACGAGCGGCTGCTGGAGGTGTCCGCCTCCCGGTACGGGGTGCTGTGGACGCCGATGAGCTTCTTCTACACCGACGGCGGCACCAGGTCGCTGCGCCTGTCGTGCAGCTACCTGGACGCCGCCACCGTCGAGGAGGGCGTACGCCGCCTCGCCGCGATGATCCGGGACAACGTCGCGGCCTAG
- a CDS encoding ABC transporter ATP-binding protein — protein MSLELDEVRVSYPDGERRLTALAGVSLQVAPGELVSVVGPSGSGKSSLLAVAGLLLTPDGGRVRVGGAEAGALRGGARDRLRRERIGFVFQQANLLPSLTALDQLLLAAHVRGERVRAARSRAEQLLERVGLAARRDKRPHQLSGGERQRVGIARALLGRPRVLLLDEPTSALDHERGVDVVELIRAVTAEHGVASLLVTHDQAHARRADRTVTLRDGELS, from the coding sequence ATGAGTCTTGAGCTTGATGAGGTCCGGGTCAGCTACCCGGACGGCGAGCGGCGGCTGACCGCCCTGGCCGGGGTCAGCCTGCAGGTGGCGCCCGGCGAGCTGGTGAGCGTGGTGGGCCCGTCGGGTTCGGGCAAGTCGAGCCTGCTCGCGGTGGCCGGGCTGCTGCTCACGCCCGACGGCGGCCGGGTGCGCGTCGGCGGGGCCGAGGCGGGGGCGCTGCGCGGCGGCGCCCGGGACCGGCTGCGCCGGGAGCGGATCGGGTTCGTGTTCCAGCAGGCCAACCTGCTGCCGTCGCTGACCGCACTGGATCAGCTGCTGCTGGCCGCGCACGTGCGCGGGGAGCGGGTTCGCGCGGCCCGGAGCCGGGCCGAGCAGTTGCTGGAGCGGGTCGGGCTGGCGGCGCGGCGGGACAAGCGGCCGCACCAGCTCTCCGGCGGCGAGCGCCAGCGGGTCGGGATCGCCCGCGCCCTGCTGGGCCGCCCGCGCGTGCTGCTGCTGGACGAGCCCACCTCAGCCCTCGACCACGAACGGGGCGTGGACGTGGTCGAGCTGATCCGGGCCGTCACGGCCGAGCACGGCGTGGCGTCGTTGCTGGTCACTCACGATCAGGCGCACGCGCGCCGGGCTGACCGTACGGTGACGCTGCGCGACGGAGAGCTGTCCTGA
- a CDS encoding alpha-hydroxy acid oxidase → MDRCAEVAVSILCAEDYRALARARLRGDVWDFLDGGSGAELTVDANRAGFDRALLRPRTLVDVSRVDTTRKLLGGALTAPLGVAPIAYHRMFHPDGETATVAGAGRAGALFVASIFASRTLEEMAAAATGPLWLQLYWLRHRPALAELAQRAQRAGFRALVLTVDAPRIGKRLRDLRNDFTVDPDVRAVNLDPALMTSAHERREGSSSIAAHAALTFDQTVTWADLAWLKGVTDLPLVLKGILTAEDAECAVAHGADAIIVSNHGGRQLDGAVPGLRALPEVVAAVAGRCPVLLDGGVRTGRDVFVALALGAQAVLVGRPALWALTAGGADAVTHVLSLLAAELEHTMALTGRPSLADIGRDAVLPGERPEV, encoded by the coding sequence GTGGACCGATGTGCGGAGGTGGCGGTGTCGATCCTGTGCGCCGAGGACTACCGGGCCCTGGCCCGCGCGCGCCTGCGCGGCGACGTCTGGGACTTCCTCGACGGCGGCAGCGGCGCCGAGCTCACCGTCGACGCCAACCGGGCCGGCTTCGACCGCGCGCTGCTGCGGCCGCGCACGCTGGTCGACGTGTCCCGGGTCGACACCACGCGCAAGCTGCTCGGCGGGGCGCTGACCGCGCCGCTGGGCGTCGCGCCGATCGCCTACCACCGGATGTTCCACCCCGACGGCGAGACCGCGACCGTCGCGGGTGCAGGGCGGGCGGGCGCGCTCTTCGTGGCCAGCATCTTCGCCAGCCGGACGCTGGAGGAGATGGCGGCGGCCGCGACCGGCCCGCTGTGGCTCCAGCTGTACTGGCTGCGCCACCGCCCCGCCCTGGCCGAACTGGCCCAGCGCGCCCAGCGCGCCGGCTTCCGCGCCCTGGTGCTCACCGTCGACGCGCCGCGCATCGGCAAGCGCCTGCGCGACCTGCGCAACGACTTCACGGTGGACCCCGACGTCCGCGCGGTCAACCTCGACCCCGCCCTGATGACCAGCGCGCACGAGCGCCGCGAGGGCTCCTCGTCCATCGCCGCCCACGCCGCGCTCACCTTCGACCAGACGGTCACCTGGGCCGACCTCGCCTGGCTGAAGGGCGTCACCGACCTGCCGCTGGTGCTCAAGGGCATCCTCACCGCCGAGGACGCCGAATGCGCCGTCGCGCACGGCGCCGACGCGATCATCGTGTCCAACCACGGCGGACGGCAGCTCGACGGCGCGGTCCCCGGGCTGCGCGCGCTGCCCGAGGTGGTCGCGGCGGTGGCGGGCCGCTGCCCGGTGCTGCTCGACGGCGGCGTACGGACCGGACGCGACGTCTTCGTCGCCCTGGCCCTGGGCGCCCAGGCCGTGCTGGTCGGCCGCCCCGCGCTGTGGGCGCTCACCGCGGGCGGCGCCGACGCGGTGACCCACGTGCTGTCGCTGCTCGCCGCCGAACTGGAGCACACCATGGCGCTGACCGGGCGGCCGTCCCTGGCCGACATCGGCCGCGACGCGGTCCTGCCCGGCGAACGCCCGGAAGTCTGA
- a CDS encoding FtsX-like permease family protein translates to MFIAIRDLRFARGRFALLGGVVALMTLMVVALTGLTAGLRAAAVSAVDALPTAYLAFQQPADGEQVSFATSALTADQVAALGAYPLGISTTRLAAGGRTVAVTAFGADAALLPPLRGGAPGGLVLPADLAADLGLSPGDTVLLGGRPQPVSALAAPLSFSHLPVVYLPVPAWRELARTDAVTAAALAAPPAAPVPGTVLRTRAEARDAVGGFSSEQGSLDLMRGLLLVVSALVVGAFFTVWTVQRTPDLAVVRALGAGRSYLLRDAVGQAAAVLLAGALVGGAAATGLGLLAARAVPYVADAATIAPPLLAMVGVGLLGAVVAVRRVAAVDPITALGGAR, encoded by the coding sequence GTGTTCATCGCCATACGTGACCTGCGCTTCGCGCGCGGCCGGTTCGCCCTGCTGGGTGGAGTGGTCGCGCTGATGACGCTGATGGTCGTCGCCCTGACCGGGCTGACCGCGGGGCTGCGCGCCGCCGCCGTCTCCGCGGTCGACGCCCTGCCCACCGCCTATCTGGCCTTCCAGCAGCCCGCCGACGGGGAGCAGGTGTCGTTCGCGACCAGTGCGCTCACCGCCGACCAGGTGGCCGCGCTGGGGGCGTACCCCCTGGGTATCAGCACCACCCGGCTGGCCGCCGGTGGCCGGACCGTCGCCGTCACCGCGTTCGGCGCCGACGCCGCGCTGCTGCCGCCGCTGCGCGGCGGCGCGCCCGGCGGCCTGGTGCTGCCCGCCGACCTCGCCGCCGACCTCGGCCTGTCCCCCGGCGACACGGTGCTGCTGGGCGGGCGCCCGCAGCCGGTGTCGGCGCTGGCCGCGCCGCTGTCGTTCAGCCACCTGCCGGTGGTGTACCTGCCGGTGCCCGCCTGGCGCGAGCTGGCCCGCACCGACGCGGTGACCGCGGCCGCGCTGGCCGCGCCGCCGGCCGCGCCGGTGCCGGGCACGGTGCTGCGCACCCGCGCCGAAGCCCGCGACGCCGTCGGCGGCTTCAGCTCCGAGCAGGGGTCGCTGGACCTGATGCGGGGCCTGCTGCTGGTCGTGTCGGCCCTGGTCGTGGGCGCCTTCTTCACGGTATGGACGGTGCAGCGCACCCCCGACCTGGCCGTGGTCCGGGCCCTGGGCGCCGGGCGGTCCTACCTGCTGCGCGACGCCGTCGGCCAGGCCGCCGCGGTGCTGCTGGCCGGGGCGCTGGTCGGCGGGGCCGCCGCGACGGGGCTCGGCCTGCTGGCCGCCCGCGCGGTGCCGTACGTCGCCGACGCCGCCACCATCGCCCCGCCGCTGCTGGCCATGGTCGGGGTGGGCCTGCTCGGCGCCGTCGTCGCGGTGCGCCGCGTCGCCGCCGTCGACCCGATCACGGCCCTGGGTGGTGCCCGATGA
- a CDS encoding sugar ABC transporter substrate-binding protein, whose amino-acid sequence MRKRDLLAVATASFLALTVAGCESGSNTGGGSGGGKIALLLPESQTTRYEQHDRPLFEAKVKELCPDCEVIYSNAQQDQSRQQQQAEAALNNGAKVLVLDPVDGAAAGTIASLAKSKGVPVISYDRLIQNAPIDYYISFDNERVGQLQGEALVNRLKELGKTSGDIVMINGSPTDNNAKQFNKGAHSALDNSGFKTVPTPDYFTPEWKPENAQKFMEGQIAQLGKDGFAGVYAANDGTAGGAIAAMRAAGINPVPPTTGQDAELAAIQRIVSGDQYMTVYKAFKPEADQAATLAVDLVKGNKPTAGKTVDNGSGAIPSFLLEPVVVNKDNIKDTVVKDNLYTVQQICTGAYAAACQAAGLS is encoded by the coding sequence ATGAGGAAGCGCGACTTGCTCGCCGTGGCCACGGCGTCATTCCTGGCCCTGACCGTCGCCGGGTGCGAGAGCGGCTCGAACACCGGCGGCGGCTCCGGCGGCGGGAAGATCGCCCTCCTGCTGCCCGAATCGCAGACCACCCGGTACGAGCAGCACGACCGGCCGCTGTTCGAGGCCAAGGTCAAGGAGCTGTGCCCCGACTGCGAGGTCATCTACAGCAACGCCCAGCAGGACCAGAGCCGCCAGCAGCAGCAGGCCGAGGCGGCGCTCAACAACGGCGCCAAGGTGCTGGTGCTCGACCCCGTCGACGGCGCGGCCGCGGGCACCATCGCCTCGCTGGCCAAGTCCAAGGGCGTCCCGGTGATCTCGTACGACCGCCTGATCCAGAACGCGCCGATCGACTACTACATCTCGTTCGACAACGAGCGCGTCGGCCAGCTCCAGGGCGAGGCCCTGGTCAACCGGCTCAAGGAGCTGGGCAAGACCTCCGGCGACATCGTCATGATCAACGGATCGCCGACGGACAACAACGCCAAGCAGTTCAACAAGGGCGCGCACAGCGCGCTCGACAACTCCGGCTTCAAGACCGTGCCCACCCCGGACTACTTCACGCCCGAGTGGAAGCCCGAGAACGCGCAGAAGTTCATGGAGGGCCAGATCGCCCAGCTCGGCAAGGACGGCTTCGCCGGGGTGTACGCCGCCAACGACGGCACCGCCGGTGGCGCCATCGCCGCCATGCGCGCCGCGGGCATCAACCCCGTCCCGCCGACCACCGGCCAGGACGCCGAGCTCGCCGCCATCCAGCGCATCGTCTCCGGCGACCAGTACATGACCGTCTACAAGGCGTTCAAGCCCGAGGCCGACCAGGCCGCGACGCTGGCCGTGGACCTGGTCAAGGGCAACAAGCCGACCGCCGGCAAGACGGTCGACAACGGCTCCGGCGCGATCCCCTCGTTCCTGCTCGAACCGGTGGTCGTCAACAAGGACAACATCAAGGACACCGTGGTCAAGGACAACCTCTACACCGTGCAGCAGATCTGCACCGGGGCGTACGCCGCCGCGTGCCAGGCGGCCGGGCTGTCCTGA